Below is a genomic region from Gallus gallus isolate bGalGal1 chromosome 10, bGalGal1.mat.broiler.GRCg7b, whole genome shotgun sequence.
CATTTGAATATTGTACCATTCAGAACAAGAACTTAGGGACTGAACAGAATTGCCTCTATTTAGTGATGAGTTTGGTATCCTCATTCAGGTTTTCAGATAATTTGGGGGATAGAATAGTTTCTTATGCAGTCCTAGTGACCAGCTTGTTTTTAGTGGTATTTGCTAAGCGTGGAAGTTTTAAACTTGACTTGGTAAAGGGAGTGGGGCTTATGAGACCAAGCGCTATGCCTATATTCTCTCAGCCACCCCAAACAGTGTTGAATATTTTGTTTGGATTCAGTCAAAATTAAGAGGATTTAAAGCCCTCTTTCTACCGAGTTTCTGATTTCTTACagtgttttcttaaatattttcctaaaacGTTGCCTGGGTAGAAAACCCAGGTTCAAATTAGCCCCTTCTTGTGGGAAATGCAGTCTGAATTCAACCACTATTTCACTTTGTTTGGCAGCTGTGAACCAGTCAGCGGGTGCATCCTCTGACAAGTCAGCAAGCAGCTCACTGGTAGGCTCTCACTTAGGAAATAGAAACGGAGGGCTCTTAAAGCAGGTATGGTGTAGGGAACAAAGGACATTATCTGTAGGGAACCAAGTAAATCTATTCTGGTGCTGACACTACAGTATGCTTTTCAGTACAGCTCTGTGTTAGCCATCCCCACTGATATCAACAGGAGTTGTATTGTGGGTTGAAAGGATAGCAGCATAAGGACAGTGATGTACAATCTTGAAAAGCCTCTGTGTCCAGAGAGAGCTCCCTGAATGCTCTCACTAATGGATCCTTACAGAACTTAGGGAATGAAATCCTAGTACTGCTCCTGCCAAGGTCATGGAGAACAGATTGACGTTTTCATTGTGTCAGGGTCTGGATGTTGTTGTATTTGAGAGCACACTTAATAGCAATATTTTTGCAGCTCTTTCTCTGGCTGTTGATTTTTCCAGTGATTGTGTGTTAATTATACAGTTTCAGCAAGtgaatgaagaaatggaaacatcCAAGAATAGTCTGAATCATTTGTTTTGGAGAGTTGAATATGTTGCTTCTCATTGCCAATAGCTTGATGATTCCTGGGGAACAGATGAGTAGATGAAACCTTATTGCCTAGAGTTTTGAATTTTCCATAGGGACTCGAAAATGTGATTATATTGTGAAAACGAAACAAAATTGGTCACCTTTTCATGCCCGTTTACTTCATCTTAACTGGCATGGTGATTTCTGTGTTCATAGCAGATAATTGCATACATAATTGAAATAAGGAGTCTGCAAAAGAGGTATCAGGAAGTTGTGGAAGAGATTTATATTTGTTCAGCTAACTTATTGTAGTTATTACAGCTAAAACAATAATTTAGTAGGTTTTTCCGTTTCATACAGACAATAAGAATCAGTCATAATGTCTTCAGAGTCAAAGGTTATGTAGAAAGAGTTCATGCAGAATAGGTAAATATTTATGAGaagttttctctcttaaaatgTACAGTCGCTATTTACTACTGCAGAGGAAGGGCACCGTATACAATATAGCATGCTCGGAAGAGTGAAAAGCTTCCTAAGACCAACAGAGAGGCCAGGAGCTGGAGCTCCAGCAAGGCAAATTTAAGTCCTGTGCTGCTATGGCGCAAGCTTTTCTGGTGTGTGGATTACCTGTGCTAACACAAATAACCAAAACTCTTGCTCCAAGTTCTGCAGAGCCAGAGGCTTTCCTCTCAGCTGTCTCTGTGAAGAAGCAAACAGGCATGGTTCACATCCACCCACTCCACAGAGGAGGAAGGCTTTTACCATTGCTGTGCTGAGAGGTTTAGGGAATTCTACTTCATGTCAGGACACTCCAGTGATCCAGGTTTATATACCAGAGCTTGTTCGTTCACTATAAGATAGTTCTTGGCCTTCATAAGAGGCATTTTCAGAGCTAACGTGGATGAATACTGACAGCTTCTGCTTTGTATCCTcaaaagctgaaggagaagaCAATGCTGAAAATAGTATTTaactctgtgctgctgacctCCTACCCAACTGTGCCACATCCATATTCACAGAACCATAACCTCCCTGACTTGCACTGGATAATAAGGACACATTGTTAATGACCCAGATTCATCCCATTGAGTTTCTTTGCAGTGGCATTTGACCCCAAAACTGTCCTTTTAAGCAGTATCTTTttactttagaagaaaaaaagggatcATCGAGAGCTTGATCATGGAGAAACAGTTTGAGtattttgattgttttctttggttGTAGGAACTGATGATGCAGACTGACCAGGAGAAGAGACAAATTTTGAGAGAGTTTTAGTATTTTGGACAGAAGAAACAGTGGCACTTAGATGTATACACAGCCCTTACTGCAGAGGCTAATGAATGATCAAGAGTACTAGATGTCTcatgttttttgtcttttctcatgCTCTGGGTGGTTGTATGATCTGATGGCTCTGTCAGGGACTTTGTGGTCTGACAAAGCTTTAAGTTGTTTTAGAAATACACTTTGTTTTATAATCCATGCCTGTGaccagtgaagaaaaaaaaagcctgttttcCAATGTACAACTCTGACACAGCAGTTGCAGGTAGAAAGAGCTGACCAGTTGGATAGAATTTGAGTGCTACAGGCAGAACAGGGCTTGTTTTCCAAGGGTGAACCTTCATCTGAATGTGCAGGAGGTGTCCCTGGTGGTTCCTGCTTGATGACTTCAAAACAGCCTGATCTTGatggaaacatttcagaataATTCCGAGctcaaaaataaaagacagcATATCTTTGTATATCctcagaaagggaagaaaaaaaaaagcatcagggAGAACTCTCAAAAGCCAGGCTCTGGAAGCAGAGCTTGTTAAGCAAGTGGATTTGAAAGGCATGGCCCAAGCAGTCTTAGACAGCAATGGGATTTATAATATGCAGCTCTACAGAAACAGTAATAGAGCTTGTAATAGAGCTTGTAACTATATACAGACAATGGAGTTTATGGTTAATTGTCCCTCACTGGGTTTACTCAATGGGTGAAGAAGAGAATAAGGTAATTTCTGGAGTAGTCAACCCTTGCTTGATTGCAGTCGGAGGTGTCCCCTATCTAGGTTTGCAGATTGTAGCTGTGTGGGCACAGCAGGACTCTCAGCCCTCTTGTGCTCTACTGCTTGTCTCCATACTTTCTGTCTGTCCTGTGGGAGCATAACCAGCCATATGGTCTGATGTAGCTAATTCCTGTCTGTATTGCCTGGGGCTGTTGGCATCCAGAAGTGAATGCCTACACCATCACCAGGGcagcaactggaaaaaatgtGGCTGTGTAGATGTCTGCCCTGGCAGCGCAGCCAGCAAGCCTCATCCTACTGAAATAGATTACTCTGACAAAATGTGCTTTCACTGATGTGACTTATGGTCTAAGTTCCCTCAAAAAGCCACCAACAGCTTTAATACCAGCATAACTAAACTTACTAGGGAGTTTGCCAGTATAGAAATGCTACAGAAAATTAATGGATCCTTCACCCTGTTAGATCAAATCCAACCAACGTTTCTACAGTGGAGACATGGCCTAATACTGTCAGGTTTAATGTCATTAGTGAAATTCCATCACAGGAATTCATCCACCCACTCTTTTAGTGatgatttcagaagaaaatccagTGTTAGTAGCTCTGATGGTTACATCACGTCTCACAGTGCCTGGTAGCTTTACTTAACAGTCCTGGAGAATTGAATACTAGAGTATCTCAAATGTCTGTTTTGTCATTtgaaaaggagggagaaagtACATCTGAGATCTTACTGATGGATACAAAAAAACAGATAATGTGGTATTAgccaaagcacagaaaagacagagtgtctcatgtttttcttgttttatctcAAAGTATGTAGGACTGTGATTTTGTTAATGTACAGATTGCTTAGTCCACAGCCTGAAAGTTATCCTGGCAATTGTAAAAGTGGATTCTGAGCCGCTCTTCTTTCCTCCAAACACTCAAAAACCGGATACGCTTCggtaaaagaaaagaacttgAAACCCAGTATTCTGAGTTTGAACCTTCCTTGGGCAGTTCTGTTGGTATGTGCTCTAGATGTGactaaaaacaacagaacatttCTGGTTTATGGTCTGGAAGCACTAGGGTAACATttgaggaagaacagaaaaagaacttgTTTTGCAGTTTTCAGTCACCCATAGCTATGCAGCATCACAGTGCCTGTGTACATACTCTGTCTGACCTACCCTGTCTGCTAGCTGATGGTGACCCCCACCTGAGAGAAAGGTAGAATATTTGTCAACTGAGAAAAGCGTTTGAATGAAAGCGTTCTGAAAAAAACTTGAGGGTAGTATCCTGGCCCCATTTAATTTACTTGGGGGTTTCAGTTGACTGTAatggaattaatttttttctctgaaatctcCAGTTAATGTGTAAAGTGCTCACAAACACGGCTCAGGTAAGCTCTGCTGTGGGGAGCAGACTGAATGACTGATGGGGTGAGAAAAGTCGGAGCATAAAGAAAGCAGCAAGGCACAAGCTCTTCCCTCCCTACAGAGTTGTTCATCACAGGAGTTGTCTCTTCCTCTGAAACACGCAGTAGCTGTCTCTTTTCAGAGAATATACTCGCACCAGTCTTGCGAATCACAAATGATTGAAAATGCCTCACTTGGAAAATGTGCctttggatgtcaggggaagcaCCTCGATGGTGTTCAGCCTGTACGCATCCACTTCTGAGAGTAGATGTGTTTCTCAGAGCCTCCAGATAGATCTGGTCCTTCTACGTCTGTGAAGGATGTGGAAGCTGCAGCTCAATTAATAAATTGGTATTTGTTAGTGTCTCACTAGATTGTTCTCTATTAGGATCTGTTAGAATGGTCTCCATGCCACAATGTAATGTAAATTTGGAGCCCATTTACATGTAATAGGGATCAGTCTCCTCTTGGTTATCTTCCATATTCTCCTGAGAAATTCCTTAGCCTAGAAATAAAAAGGTCTAATTATGAAACTATCTTCAGCCAGGGCTCAAGTACATCAAGCACAAACCAAGAGGAAATACAGATTGTTTGTGTGTTCGTGGGCTCTCTCAGCAGGCCTACGCCAGTCTAGTCCTATCCTTCTGAGTGGTCTTTTCTGGTGTAGATAATTCCATGTTGCAGACAGCTAAGGAGAGAACAGAGCCCTGAGTGGTGTGGGCCATGGCTctggctggagggctgtgaCTGTGCAGCTCCACGTGCTCCAGTCCTAGCAGGAGTGTTGCACGAAGGCCCACAGTGCTGACTGCGCCTTTCGGCTCCCCATCACTCTGCTTCTCATCGTGAAGCTGAGGAGTTGCATCTGGCAATTTCTATCAGATCCGCCAAGACTATGACAGGAGAGAAACACAGGGAGATGTGGGAAGTATGGGACGCAGCTATTTCTCTGCTTAATAGAAAATGCAGATCTGTGCTTTGAAAGACCATGGGCTGTTTGTTTGAAGAGATGGTTGCCCTCTGCATGTGGCTGGCCGTGGAGGTTGCTTCCCTTGCTCCCAACCCAatgtcctgcagcaggctgcagggcatGTAAGGGCATTTCCATCTGGTCTAATGTTGACCTGACATTTCCAGCACATATTTTCGGCCAGGGCTGGGAAGAGTGTGCAGCAATGTTCAGACATTTCTTAACAGAGGCTTTGGTGCCTTTGTGGTTATTTCAGCTCAGTTTGTGTTTATTCTATGTTCAGTTGGAGATCCATTGGCACTGCCAATAGTAGGAATAAAATGGCCTTGTAATTATTGGCCTGGACTGTTAGAACGAAGAGCAGATGTGTGAAATTGCTcatgggagcagccctgggacCAAGAGTTCCCAAACACTCCAACGGGCATCAGTCTGCCCCCGACTTTGGAGCTGAGGCCACCTGTGACAtggggctggggcagcaggaCACGGCTTGGGGTGCAACCACAGCCCAGCTGAACGGCCCGAGCACTGGGGAAGTGCTGCCCCTCGAGTGCTTTGATTTCATCGttgggaaaaatatttacagataaGCCTAGTGTGTGCGGGTGGTTTGTGCCGTGCGGGTTGAGGGAGTGGAAAAGCAGAGTTTTCCTGTGGCGTGAGATTATTCTTGGCCGTAATGCCTCTCTGAGGAGCTGCGCTAATGAATGCAAAACACTCGAGTTACTACTTAATAAATGCTGAGGCCCTCCTAAATAGCACAGAATGAAGGGCCTTTATGCGGCAGCGGCCGTAGAAGGGGCACGAGCTGCTCCTGGGAGCGGCAGGGCTCGGCAGCGGCCGGGGCGGGTGCCGCTGGGCTCGGTTGCGGTGAGGccgcgcggggctgcggccgcgGCAGGCAGGAGGGGAGCTGCGCCGCGACGGTGCCGCTCGGGGGCCGCGTCGCTCTGCGCGCTGCTCCGCCGCACGCCGCAGCCCTCAGCCCTCTCGCTGCAACGGCCGGGGCGCTGCTTCGGGGTCTCCCCTGACAGCCCGGCGCGGAGCGGTACTGAGAAGCGCAGCGGGCACGGGGAGCGGCCGGGGGCCTTTGCCCGTGCTTCCCACggaggggctgcgggcggccttttctgctttttctctcacCCTTCTAAATAAAAACGTTATCTTCCGAACAGCGGCGGGGCTCGGCGGGATAAACGTGGAACCCGCGGGTCGTGTTGTACGATATCGTATTTCTTGCAAACAGGGGTGCCGGTGCAGCCCGCGCCGTAGCGCAAACGGACccagaaggagagagaggaagataaaatgaatttaaattccAAAGGAGTTTCAGCGCTGGTTTCCTAGTCCCCGAGTCAGCAATGTGTTTGTGAAAATTCAGCCTTTTTGTCTCTTAGAAAAAAAGGGCTAAATCTACATCGGTGGCCCAGTCTAGGTTTGCtattctttgcattttctattCAAGTGAATGAGAGTGAATGAAGTGGCCTGGGACCCTTTATTTGATCTACTCAATTGCATAAAGTGACAGAATTCTAATATATTTGTTTAATGCTCTTCAATGGGGCTTTCACTTTCTAGCTTGCAAATGAAGCCTCGATCTGCAaagttttgtcctttttttctttccaccgttttttttttccttggcacGGAGACCATATTTCATAACTCGGGCCACGGTTTGAAGTGATTTCGAGAGGAGTTTTAGACTCGAAAAGtgggaaataaagaaacagatgtGAAGTTATTGTAAATTCTTATAGTGGGCTCTGGGGCTATTGTAAGCCCACTGCAGGCGGTCCAAAGCCTCTCTTTTTCATGCTGTAATTGAAACATATTAATTAGATAATTTGTTGTtagtttaaaagaaacaaataaagctCCTCCGAGGCTTCACAGCCTCGGTTtctttttgttaataaaaacaaaaccaaaaacaaaaacccacagagTGACATTTATATTAAGATCCGCAGATCAGTCGGCACTGCTGCCGCCGAAGCGCCGCGGTCGGTGCCGCTTCCCAaggagcgcggcggggccggggcgcaCCGGGACCCCTCACCGGGAGCCCGCACCTGGCCCGGCCCGGACCCGAGAGCCGCGCCGAGGGGCAGCGAAGGGGCGAGCGAGAGCTGCTGCCTGCGGGTTCGCTTCAGTAGAGCACGCGGTGCTGCGGGCGGTGTCCCGTCACACGGCgcgggggggagggaaaaaggaaaaaaaacaccgtCCCGACGAGAAAGAGTTCACATACCGTGCACTGACTCACAGCGAAAGCCCGAGCCGCCGAGCGCGGCCGGCGCTGCCGCTTACCTCGTGCACCCGGGCAGCTCTCTGACGCAAGAGAGCCTTCTGCCTGGGGTGAGCGGTCTTTGCAGCAAGAACGCTTGGCTGGTAGCGTCTCGCCggcaaagaaaccaaaaaagaaCTAGATAACCCTCTCTCCCCTCGCGACCCTACCAAGGTCTCCGAGCGCGCTGCTGAGCTCGGTCGGAGCTGATTATTCGCACCCCCTTCGCCCCTTCCCTCCCCGCCGTTGtctctcactgctgtgcttcagaTCTGTGTTTATTGACATTGGACTTGAGCCATTAGGGAGATTTACCAAGTCAAAGCAGTAAATTCGAGCGACGCACCGAGCGGCGTGTTTGTTTGCGACCTGCCTCCGGGCAGCGccgggcagcggggccggggctgcggggctctcTGCCCGCTCAGCGTGTGGGTTAAAAAGGACCCTGAAAGTGCATCCTCGTCTTCTGAGCTCGGCTCGGATTTCGTCTTTGAGGATCTCTGAGGATTTGCTCTGAGTGCTCGGTCATAAAatgagggggggtgggggggaaggagagtCCTCGTCGTTTAAAAATGTGGGTCAGCGCTTGTTTAGGAAAAGTTTGTCGAGTTCTGTGTCCATTGATCTGGTGATAAGTTTTGAATGCTTTCTTTAGCTGATCGTGTTGATATAATCGTGGGCTGCACTTGATGAATGAGTTCAGTTGTCCCCCATCTGACAAGCTTTAGCGGCTTCATGCATTTTAATCAGCCCAATGATTCATGTATTTTCCACCTTTTTCTGTGTGGGGGATCcgttctcttggaaaaaaagaaaaaaaaaaaaaaaagaaagaaagaaagaaagaaaggagtcGCACCAGGATTAAATGCCCTTTGCATTAATCTTAAAAGTTCGGCAGTACCGTGTTGTAGGTACTGGGGAACGTCCCTGACGCTGCTTCTGGTGCAGAAATTCAGGGAGTAACCACGGGCAGGGCTACACCGCGCTGAGATCGGGGACGGGGAGTCAAACAGTCCCGGCGGCTCATTAGAATACGATGTCATTTGCTTTCTAATAAGCGTTTAAGTACTCAGATGTATGTACCTGCGTTCTTGGCGCGACGCGGCTCTTCCCCAAGACACCTATTGCCTAATTTCGCCATATTACTTATGTCACGTTCAACAGTTGCAGAACCCTTACAAAATCCCCATAGGGACTGGCCAACCCCGCCGGAAGGTGCCGGACCGGCACTCACCGCGCCCGCTGAACCCCCGGTCTGAGGGCTGCGGCGGCACCGCGCTGACAGCGGCGGTGTGGGGGGCTGTAAGCTTTGGGCTTTGCTTCCTGCACAGCGTGCTCAGCGGGCATGGAAAGTAGTTACAGAGCTTTAGGAAATTAACGAGTGAAAGGCTTCCGTACCCTACTTTTACTCGGAACAGATGCGACTGTCCCTTTTGTAGGAAACACTGCAACTGCCACAATTCAGTATTCTGACTTAAAGACTAATTAATCCTGGAAGAGTTTTAATACTCTTTTATGTTCACTGCCTTGTGGAAGCTCACAAATCTCTGCTTAccagagaaaaaataactgcGGTATGAGGATGgcacatgcacacagacacGGCCGTAAGTGTGGCGCGTGTGTGCCCTGTGTGtcagcctgtgtgtgtgtgtgtgcgtgggTCGGTGTGCGgacagacacacacatacaccACACGCACTGTGTTATCTCTTCTCTAAGTCACCGATAAGGACGATTTTCCCCCACACGTTCTGGTGCATTGATAACTGCATTTGCAGTGATCTCCCGAGAAAGTGCGGGTGAGGGCGTCCAGAGATGGGAATGTCATCCCTTGTTCGTATGTAAACTCTTCAAAAAGACAAATAAGCTGTGTCtgcatttacatattttaatgagaaaatattatttGGACGACTAGGTTCATAATTTAACGTAGACACTTTTTGTTTTAACCTTTGTCTTAAAACACACATGCTGGGAATGAGAACACCAATATTTAAAATGCCATGCTCATTCtgtacaggaagaaaagagttaaaaagaaaattctttacagTCTCAATAGACACCAATGCTGTTCGTAgaggtttgctttttctttttccttaacttAAGCAGTTCACGACAGAACAACAGTTCGGTTTTCAGCAGACTACCTAaaactagaaaatatttcaaacaaaagtGCGTTTTACACATTTATAACCATTCCTATTCACAACCATGTACAGCTTCCCCAGCCTCTGTCTGCCTGCGCCGTGCCGTACCCGGGGCACCGCTCCGCTGGCGCCGAgcctgcacagggctgtgcgCTTGGTGGCAGGTTTTGGTCGTTTGTTTGTGAGCCGTGAAATAGCTAcaaaattcaaaaaataaaggagCCCCGAACCTCCATCTGAGTCAGAAGTTATCAGAGGAATCAACTTCGATTTCTCTTCCACCGGAAAAACTACGGTCAACATCCACTTTACAACAGGTACTGCGAGGGGGACCTCGTGTGATGTACAGTACAGATACGAGCCCGCTATTTACAGGGAAACACGCGCTTTGTAAACAGTGCGGGCGCGGGGGCGGAGCGGCTGCCGCCCCGCAGCACCGGGCCCTGCTCCCGCCGCCCCGCTCTCTGCTCCCGGGCCGCCCGCTGCCGCCTCCCGCCCCCGCGGCGCTCCGGCTCTTCTCGGGCGGCTCCGCCGCGGCCCCGCACCCCGCCCGGCGCTGCTCCGAGCCCGCTGCCTGAGCCGCGTACGCGCACCCGCACCGCACGAAGGGAACGAGCGCGTTCCGGGCTTCCAGAATCGGAGCGGTTGCCGCTCGGAAACTGGCGACGTCGCTGCTCTCGTGCGGTGAGGCTGCGGCCGTTTTGTACCGTTTATGGTTTTAAAGGTCGGTCCTAGGTAACACCCTGCCCTTCCCcagacaaaggaaaggaaagaggcgAGGCTCGTCCGGTGCCCGGCACGCCGAGAGTATCCGGAGCGCTTCGGGGCACGGCGGGAGGGAGGGCGGGGGGCTCCGCTCCGCTTTACCTCCGAGGAGCGGATAAACAAAGTTAAGGAGCGGCAAGGGCGAGACGGGAAGCGCGGCGGGGCGGCTCACGCCGTGCGCTCGGCCGACCGCGGAGAGCGGGGCGGGGGTTGCGGAGGGACCGCGGGGTCAGTGCACCGCCACCGAGTGCAGCGCGGGCGCCGGGCTCGTCAGAGTCTCGCTGGGGGTGGCCGGGCTGCTCTGGCTGGTGGCCGTCTGCGAGGACGTGGGGCTGAGAGAGGGCGGCGAGTTCGAGAGGATGGTGGGGATGGGCGCGGGCAGCGCGGGGAGGGCCGGCACGGCGGCGGGGGTCGGCTTGATGGGCACGGGGATGGCCGGCAAAGTTTGCCCGCCGTGGCACAGCGGCTTGATGGGCACGCCGTAGGCGCCGTACTCGCCGCCGGCCATGGAGATGGGGGTGGCCGTGTCGATCACGCCGGAGCCGTACACGTGGGGCCAGCCCGTGCCGATGGAGCTGCCCACTGTGGTGAGCTGGTTGGGGAGCGGGTAGGCGGCCGGCACGGGCTGCATGGTGGAGAAGGCGAGCCCGCCGGGCATCTTGTATTCTCGGGCGATTATGTTCTCGATGGCGAAGGGGTGCTTGAAGCTGGACGGCTGCGACACGCCGAGATTGTAGGTGGACATCTGGGGCAGGTGCGTGCCCGTGGCCGCCAGCGCGCTGAGGCGCAGCTTcgcctgctgctgcaggtacTGCGCCGCGTCGGCCGGCTTGCTGGGCGCCAGGTGCTCCGACTTGAGCACCTTGAAGCGCTTGCGGCGCCGCAGGAAGCTGCCGTTCTCAAACATGTCCCCGCAGCTGGGATGCAGCGCCCAGAAGCTGCCCTTGCCCGGCTGGTCGGGCCGGCGCGGGATCTTGATGAAGCAGTCGTTGAAGGAGAGGTTGTGCCGCAGAGAGTTCTGCCAGCGCTGCGTGTTCTCCCGGTAGTAGGGGAAACGGTCCATGATGAACTTGTAGATTTCGCTCAGGGGCAGCATCTTCTCGGGAGAGCTCTGGATCGCCATGGCGGTCAGGGAGATGTAGGAGTAGGGGGGCTTCTGGTCGCTGTAAGTGTTTCTGCCCGGGCGAGGCATCTTCTCGTGGGGACCCGCGGAGATCTGCGGAAGGGCAGcgacagggatgggggggagggggggcggaGGGATGAGTCCGAGAGGCTGGGGGGAGTGGGCACGGGGACCGCGGCCCTCGGGGCGGTGCGGGCGGGGGGGATCAGCCCAGAGCCGCGCGGCGCcggcgggggcgggcggagACCAGCGCAGCGCCCTACTGCCCGCTCCGGCCTTCCCGCTtcggccccgcgcccgcccggCTTCTGCGGCGGCCGCTGTGCATTCCAGCCTCTGCCGGGGGACGGGACTCCCTCCCGCTCGCTCGCGTCCCCTCCTTTCCCCGCGCCTCCCGACCCCCCGCCCCGGCAGCCCCGAACGTGCCCACCTTAAAGTTGCTGGAAGTTGACAGTCCGCATTCGGGACGCGGCCGGGAGTCGGGGCTGCTCCCCAGCGCGATGCCGCGGCGCCTCTCTCGCCCCCTGCccggccgctccgctccgctgtAGTCCCGGCTCGCTTCGGGGAATCCTTTTGCGTAACCCTCCCCGCTCCTCCGCGGGCTGAATCAGCTCCTTTTACACTGGCGGCAGCTGGGTTGCGGCAGCGGCTCGCCCGCTTCTCTGCAGCCGCGGTGAGCTAAGTAGTtgcctccatgtccttcctccAAGCATCTGATAGTTTTATGTGGTGACATGAGCAGAAAAGACCCCTGTAGAGGCGCTTCATTAATGTGCCACTTCTTCGCTATCATATGACAATCGCCttgggaggagggggagggcgGCGGGAGGAGGGGGCTGGAGAGAAAGGCATAATCTGGTTTCATTTACACCTATTTACATGGACACCTTGGGCCAATGGGAATCATTTCCATTTGAAGACGAGGCGAGGGGTGAAAAGGCTCCGCCAGCGGAATTGCGGTGTGATGGTCCCCAGtagcgggggggcggggggggggggaggtacGCGCCAACCTTTCTGTGGACTTTGCAGGAAGCTCAGTCCGCAATTCACACTTACAAATGGAGCTGCTGAGCGGTGCGATGTTTGACATGGAAATCGCTTGGCGGTGGTATTCTGTTTGTTCTGCATTGTTATCTGATTTGTGCTGTTGGCTAACCGAAGGCGAGGCTTTCTGTCCGGAACGAGGGACTTTCCCTCGCCGAGCCCAGGCGGGCTCTGCCCCGTTCCGGGGGCTTCGTGCGGGGCAGAGGACGCGGGAGGCGGGGGGGAGGTGCCTCCCCCAGCCGGCCCACCCGCTCCCAGTTCACGAACCTGTTGGTGCTCGGCCCGAAGCCGCGcacggggctgcggggcgcAGCCGGGCAGGTCGTTCTCTTCCCGGGAGCTCCGCGCCTCGGCGCCGTGCGGGCACCCCGGGCAGCCCCCGGGCAGCGCGGTGCGGGATGGTGCGGGGCGCTGCGTGCCGTCGGCCCGCGGCGGGCGCGAGGGGGCTGCGAGTCCCGGGATGGAGATGCTTTGCGGTGAATGCACATCCACTCCATTACCAGCGTTTTCGGAGTAGGTCAATAAATCACCAAAACGTAACTTAAACACGATGAATTTAGGAGATTAAACAATTTCATTAATATTGAAATGGCCGCTGAGGCTGAGCGCAGCCGCTTGAAATGCAAGCGCACGTTTTTCAATATTAACAGAAGTacttgaagaaaagaataatgtCACCTTCTTAATTCAGCAAAAATAacggggggagggggtggaaaGAAGGGCAGGGGAGGTGTGAGCGCCCGCCCGCAGCGCCTCGCCctgcagcggggccgggccgggccgggggctgcggaCGGGCCCCGTCGTCCCAACTCGCCACCCTCGAGCCCGGCTGATCCCTAGCTCGCGGTGCAGGACGTCGTGTAGGGAGTAATGGGCAACTAATCGCGTTTTTAAGAAGGCGAGAAGCCGAGCATAGAGGGGCACCTCCCGCACTGCCCCGCACAGAGAGCTTGGGGCTGCCCCGCCGCGGGGTGcggcggggggggagggaggggagg
It encodes:
- the FOXB1 gene encoding forkhead box protein B1, translated to MPRPGRNTYSDQKPPYSYISLTAMAIQSSPEKMLPLSEIYKFIMDRFPYYRENTQRWQNSLRHNLSFNDCFIKIPRRPDQPGKGSFWALHPSCGDMFENGSFLRRRKRFKVLKSEHLAPSKPADAAQYLQQQAKLRLSALAATGTHLPQMSTYNLGVSQPSSFKHPFAIENIIAREYKMPGGLAFSTMQPVPAAYPLPNQLTTVGSSIGTGWPHVYGSGVIDTATPISMAGGEYGAYGVPIKPLCHGGQTLPAIPVPIKPTPAAVPALPALPAPIPTILSNSPPSLSPTSSQTATSQSSPATPSETLTSPAPALHSVAVH